A single Carettochelys insculpta isolate YL-2023 chromosome 2, ASM3395843v1, whole genome shotgun sequence DNA region contains:
- the SQLE gene encoding squalene monooxygenase, producing MWTFLGIASFIYVYKKCGDLMIYVNKEVLLIVLMFFFLGLLLTYWYRSGWLKKQQQGQLKQSHFGILCRVLSALPLIGFFWAKSTPGSPKVEQPKSRKGKRGVNSNMTVTETATNTILAPRYDPEIIIVGSGVLGSALAAVLSRDGRKVTVVERDLKEPDRIVGELLQPGGYNALKDLGLEDSVEGLDAHIVNGYIIHDLESKSEVEIPYPNAEDGLVQSGRAFHHGRFIMSLRKAAMAEPNTKFIEGTVLQLLEEDDCVVGVQYKDKETGDTKELHAPLTVVADGLFSKFRRNLVSSKVTVSSHFVGCILKNSPQFKANHAELVLANPSPVLIYQISSTETRVLVDIRGEMPKNIKEYMIEKIYPQLPGHLKEPFLTAVQNDRLRTMPASFLPPSPVNKRGVLLLGDAYNMRHPLTGGGMSVVLNDIKIWRCLLQDIPDLYEDSAVLKAKRSFYWSRKKSHSFVVNVLAQALYELFAARDDSLHQLRQACFHYFKLGGECVSGPVGLLSVLSPKPVVLIGHFFAVALYAVYFCFKSESWITKPRAFFRSGAVLYRACTVLFPLICSEMKYIVY from the exons ATGTGGACTTTTCTGGGCATCGCCTCCTTCATCTATGTGTATAAGAAATGTGGTGACTTAATGATTTACGTCAACAAAGAGGTGCTGCTGATCGTGTTGATGTTTTTCTTTCTTGGTTTGCTGCTGACCTATTGGTATCGTTCCGGGTGgctgaaaaagcagcagcaggggcagctgaaaCAGTCCCACTTCGGGATCCTCTGTCGTGTTCTCTCAGCTTTGCCACTTATCGGTTTTTTCTGGGCCAAATCCACCCCTGGATCTCCAAAGGTGGAACAACCCAAATCCAGAAAG GGTAAAAGAGGGGTAAACTCAAACATGACTGTTACAGAGACTGCTACAAATACAATATTAGCTCCTCGGTATGATCCAGAGATTATCATCGTAGGTTCAGGTGTACTTGGTTCTGCTTTGGCTGCGGTGCTGTCAAGGGATGGAAGAAAGGTGACCGTAGTAGAGAGGGATCTGAAGGAACCTGACAGGATAGTTGGAGAATTGTTACAACCTGGTGGATATAATGCTCTTAAAGACCTAGGTCTTGAAG ATTCAGTGGAAGGTCTTGATGCTCACATAGTAAATGGTTACATAATTCATGATCTAGAGAGCAAGTCAGAGGTTGAAATTCCTTATCCAAATGCTGAAGATGGTCTGGTGCAAAGTGGAAGAGCATTTCATCATGGACGCTTCATCATGAGTCTCCGAAAGGCAGCCATGGCAGAACCCAA CACAAAATTCATTGAAGGGACTGTGTTACAATTGCTTGAGGAAGATGATTGTGTGGTGGGTGTTCAGTACAAGGATAAAGAAACTGGAGATACTAAG GAACTCCATGCCCCTCTGACTGTTGTTGCTGATGGACTTTTCTCTAAGTTTAGGAGAAACTTGGTCTCCAGCAAAGTTACTGTATCATCCCATTTTGTTGGCTGCATTTTGAAA aacTCCCCCCAGTTTAAAGCCAATCATGCTGAACTTGTTTTAGCTAATCCTAGTCCAGTCCTTATCTACCAGATTTCTTCAACTGAAACTCGAGTACTTGTTGATATTCGAGGTGAAATGCCAAAAAATATCAAAGAATACATGATTGAGAAAATTTATCCACAACTTCCTG GGCACCTAAAGGAACCATTCCTAACAGCAGTTCAAAATGATCGTTTGAGGACCATGCCAGCAAGCTTCCTACCTCCATCACCTGTTAACAAACGAG GCGTTCTTCTTTTGGGAGATGCATATAATATGAGGCACCCTCTGACAGGTGGAGGAATGAGTGTTGTTTTGAATGATATTAAAATATGGAGATGCTTGCTTCAGGATATTCCAGATCTTTATGAGGATTCTGCTGTTCTTAAG GCAAAAAGGTCATTTTATTGGTCAAGAAAAAAGTCTCATTCTTTTGTAGTCAATGTTCTTGCTCAGGCCCTTTATGAACTGTTTGCTGCCAGAGATG ATTCCTTGCATCAACTAAGGCAAGCGTGCTTCCATTACTTCAAACTTGGGGGAGAATGTGTCTCGGGTCCTGTTGGATTGCTGTCTGT CTTATCTCCTAAACCAGTGGTACTGATTGGCCACTTCTTCGCTGTTGCACTTTATGCtgtttatttttgctttaaatcTGAGTCTTGGATTACAAAGCCACGAGCATTTTTTAGGAGTGGTGCTGTACTTTACCGGGCATGCACTGTACTATTTCCACTTATTTGCTCTGAAATGAAGTATATAGTCTATTAA